A part of Hippopotamus amphibius kiboko isolate mHipAmp2 chromosome 16, mHipAmp2.hap2, whole genome shotgun sequence genomic DNA contains:
- the LOC130838098 gene encoding galectin-10-like, translated as MLRKNPEFVVDFCVSPAQGSDIAFHFRVYANSVVVMNSLHKGGWREEEKSSSDPFVPGQPFELRFLVLENEYQVFVNHKSIYVFAHRLPPQSVRMLEPNPYRQSVSLSAGCVVKINADLMVRCGGLTEFVVDFCVSPVEGGDIAFHFRVYMNNVVVMNSFQEGGWREEKKASSDPFVPQQPFELRFLVQENEYQVFVNNKSTYTFAHRLPPHSVKMLEVRGDIVLTSVDVC; from the exons ATGCTGAG AAAGAACCCAGAATTTGTGGTGGATTTCTGTGTGAGCCCTGCTCAAGGCAGTGACATCGCATTCCACTTCCGAGTCTATGCAAACAGTGTGGTGGTGATGAACAGTTTACATaaagggggatggagggaggaagagaaatctTCTTCTGACCCTTTTGTGCCAGGGCAGCCATTTGAACTTCGATTTTTGGTGCTGGAGAATGAATACCAG GTGTTTGTTAATCACAAGTCCATCTATGTCTTTGCCCACCGCCTGCCCCCACAGTCTGTGAGAATGCTGGAG CCAAACCCCTACCGACAGTCTGTTTCTCTGAGTGCGGGTTGTGTGGTGAAGATCAACGCAGATCTTATGGTACGCTGTGG AGGGCTCACAGAATTTGTGGTGGATTTCTGCGTGAGTCCTGTGGAAGGTGGCGACATCGCATTCCATTTCCGAGTCTACATGAACAACGTCGTGGTGATGAACAGCTTCCAGgaagggggatggagggaggaaaagaaagcttCTTCTGACCCTTTTGTGCCACAGCAGCCATTTGAGCTTCGATTTTTGGTGCAGGAGAATGAATACCAG GTGTTTGTGAATAATAAGTCCACCTACACCTTTGCCCACCGCCTGCCACCACACTCTGTGAAAATGCTGGAGGTGAGAGGAGATATTGTGCTGACTTCAGTGGATGTTTGTTGA